Below is a genomic region from Hippea sp. KM1.
TACATCGGTGTTTACCGATATAAGGGAGCTATTTGCCCAGACGGAGGATGCCAGGATTCAGGGTTTTACAGCCTCAAGGTTCAGTTTCAATATCAAGGGTGGAAGGTGCGAAAAATGCAAGGGTGAGGGGTATATAAGGATAGAGATGCAGTTTTTGCCCGATGTCTATGTCAAGTGCGATGTGTGTGGAGAGAGGCGTTATAACGAGGCGACCCTCAATGTGAAATATAAGGGCAGAAGCATTTACGATGTGCTGGAGATGACAATAAATCAGGCGTATGAGTTCTTCGAGAATGTCCCCAAAATAAAAAGAAAACTCTCGATCTTAAGGGATGTGGGCCTGGGTTATCTTCAGCTTGGTCAGCCGGCCACAACGCTTTCTGGCGGTGAGGCCCAAAGGATAAAGATAGCCAAGAATTTAATCATACCACCGACGGGACATACGCTGTATCTGTTGGATGAACCATCAATTGGTTTGCATATGGACGATGTCAAAAAACTCATAGAGGTCTTAAGGAGATTGGTCGATGAGGGCAACAGTGTCGTTGTTATAGAGCATAACATCGACATCTTGAAAAGTGCAGACTATATCCTCGATGTAGGTCCGGATAGTGCCGATAAAGGCGGCAGAATAGTCGCCTGGGGCAGTCCTGTTGAGGTTGCCAAAAACTTTAATACCTATACGGCCTATTATCTGAAAAAAGCCTTAGGAATCTGACTTGTTTTTACACTTGCTACATACGCCGTAGCAGTATATATCGCAATTCGATATCTCAAAATCCTTTAAATCCTTTAGCTGGTCTTTTAGAAAGCTCGTATCGATCTCCACATCTATCACCTCTCCGCAGACCTTGCATATGAGGTGGTGGTGCGGTTTCTGGGCGGCTATCTCGTATTTTGGTTTGGCTCCCTTGATGGCCAATTCCTTTATTATGCCCTTATCCCGCAATGTGTGTATGTTTTTATAAACCGTTGCTAAAGAAACAGAGGGGAATCTCTCACTGATATTTCTGTAAATGGTTTCTAAATCGATATGGCCTGCCTTGTGGATCTCCTCCAAGATTGCCAGCCTTTGGGGTGTTGCCTTTAAATCCGTATTATTTAACAAGTCTCTAACATTAATCATCACTATAACCCCCCTTATTTTATTCAAAATGCATAATAGCACTTTTCAGGCGATTGTCAAGTAATATTTTTTATTCTTGACTGGTAATGCCATTTTTATATAATAGAGCTGCAATCCAATGTCTCACATTTGCCCACCTTCGGTGCCCCTTGGGATTTTACCTTCCCACATCCCAAGGGGTACTTTCTTTATTTTGACTTTTTCCACATAAATCCTATTATAGGAGAAATTTGTAATGGAGGTGGAGGATGGAGATAGATTATCAATTGAAACCAAAAAGCCAACGGAGAACAGAGGAGTTTGTGCCAGATAAGCCCCTGCCGTTTGGCCTTCTAAGGACAGACCACATGTTTGTGATGGACTATGAGGATGGTGAGTGGAAAAATCCCAGGATAGTGCCGTATGGCCCTGTAGAGCTGCCACCCGGTGCAATTGTTTTGCACTATGGACAGGCCATATTTGAGGGGGCAAAGGCCTTTCAGCATGAGGATGGCGAGATATACACCTTTAGAATAGATAAAAACGCCAGGCGCATGAATAGATCGGCCGAGATACTCTGCATACCGAAGATAGATGAGGATATACAGATAGAGGCCATAGAGGCCTTGATAGATGTGGATAGGTTGTGGTTTCCAAAGCAGGAGGGTGCATCCCTCTATATAAGGCCTTTTATCTTTGCCACACAGGATTCCTTGGGTGTTCATCCTTCGGTAAGCTATAAGTTCATGGTTATGCTCTCACCAAGCGGACCGTATTATCCTCAGGGCTTTACAAAACCCATAAAACTTTTGATAACAAAGAGATTCCACAGGGCCGCCCCCGGGGGCACAGGCTCTGCTAAGGCTGCTGGCAACTATGCCGCAAGCCTTCAGGCGGGTGAGTTTGCAAAGAGGTTTGGTGCAAGTCAGGTGCTGTATTTGGATGTAAACAACGAGTATATAGAAGAAGCGGGTGCCATGAACCATTTCCACATAACATCAGACGGCACGGTCGTTATACCCGAGTTTACCGACACGATCTTGCGCTCCATAACCTCTGAGAGCGTTATGGAACTCTCTGGCAGAATGGGCATAGATGTGAAGCAGGAAAGGGTTAGAATAGATGAGTTTGTTGAGGGTGTAAAGAGCGGTGCTATAGTTGAGGCGGGCGGATTTGGAACGGCGGCTGTTGTTTCGCCTGTTGGTGAGTATGTATTTGAGGATGGCACATCGATAATCGTGGGCAATAACGAGGTTGGTAACTACACAAAGAGGATATACGAATACTATACAGGTATCCAAACCGGCAAGATAGAAGCCCCGCAAGGATGGCTTAAGAAGGTTCCAAGAAGGGTATGAAGGTAGCCTTAGTTGAATTCCTAAACGCCGTTCCCCTCTATTATGCCCTAAAGAAGGGTATCATAGAAAACGATTTTGAATTTATATCTGCGGTGCCGAGCCAGTGCGCTCGGCTTCTGTTTAGTGGAGCCGTCGATATAAGCAATGTGTCTGTTGTGGAATATGTAAACTCCGAAAAATATAGAATACTATCCGATGGCTGTATATCGACAGATAAACGGGTCAAAAGCGTTGTTATGTTTTTAAAGAAACCGATAAACCGGATAAGGCGTGTTAAGCTTGATAGAAACTCCAAAACCTCAGTCGCTCTAATAAAGGTGCTTTTTAGGTTTAAATACAACCTAAGCGTGGATTATGTCTATGACGGTGATGCCGACTGTGAGTTGGTGATCGGTGATAGGGCATTAGAAAGGTTAAAAAACACCCAGGAGGGTGTTTTGGATCTGGCTGTGGAATGGTTTGATTTTACCCAGTTGCCGTTTGTCTTTGCCGTGTGGATCACAAACAAAGAGTTAGATGATAAAATCAAGGAAAAGTTCTATCTGTCCAAGGAGGTGGGCAAAAAGCTAACAAAAACCATCTGCTCTGAGTTTTCTCACCTCATTGATGAGAAGGGATGCTTTGAATACCTAACATCAAACCTATCCTATGATTTGACACAGGAGAAGAGGAAAGCCATAGAGGTTTTTTTTGATTATGCCTATCGCTGCGGGGCTATATCAAACAACCGCCCCCTTGAGTTTATTTAGGCGATATGGATGGTGCCTTCGATATGAGGTATTTGGCATCGTCGCTTGAAAACTCAACGCCGATACCCGCAAAGGCCGAACGGGTTTTGGAGTTGAGTATCTCATCAACCCCTCCAAATAGGTCAAAGTGCCTTAAGAGCCTGTATGTTAGCTGGAGTTTCAGATGGGCCCTTTTGTCCCTTATGTCGTTTGTATGGTTGAAGTCAAAGACATCTAAGCTTGCCTTGAGCTGATCGTTTAACATGTAGTAATCCGCCCCAAATCCGAAGGTGGATTCCATTATGCCGCCCCTTAAAACGATGTTGTAATAGCGCTTTCCGATCATTGCGATAAATCTGGCTTTTGTGTCGTCGTGGGATGGGTCTGTTGTGTTTTTGTAATCCTTCTCAGACACGACACCCACCCTGTAAAACTTATCCGGCATTGTGTATATGTCTGCATACACATAACCCTTGCTGTATGAATCCCTGAAATTTGCCTCGTTGGCTGCGTATATATTCAGGGCTATCTGGTCGCCCCTTGTTAGGTATGTCTTTATGCTTTTGAGTGTGTCGTTGAGGTTATTGTAAACATCCTCATCGTTTACGAGTTTGCCCAGGGTGCCCTTGCCGCTGTCTATCTTTTTGGTGATGCTTTCTATGTATCGTGAGGCGTTGTCTATGTTGTTATATAGGTCATCATCCACAAGTAGCTTGCCCAAACTGCCCTTGCCCTGCCTTAGGTTGGCGCTTAAGAGGTAAACATTCTCAAGCGTCTCGTTGAGCTTGTTCATCGCCTGTTTTGCATTCTCTATAGCCAGCCTTACATCCTGCCTGTTTTCCTTCAATATCTGGGCTAAGGTCTCCATCGATGTGTTGAAGTTATCTATGGCCGATTTTATGGCGTTTCTATTCTCATCGACCAATTCGTTTAGATGCTGTGATAAGACCCTGATTTCTTTTAATGCTTCGGCGATGTTTTGCCTGTTCTGGTTGTTGAATACCTTGTTTATGTTTGTAATGAGCGTCCCTAAATCTGTTGGTGATACAGTGCTTGCTATGTAATCGCCGTTTGATAGGTATTGACTGGAGTTTCCGAATTTTATCTGCAGGTATTTCTCACCCAATAGACTCTTGCTCTTTATTATGGCTATTGAGTCTTTGGGTATTTTGTATTGCTTGTAAATACTTAAGACCACGACGGCCTTGCCGTCCTTTAGCCCTATGTTTTTTATGTATCCGACATCAACGCCCGCCACCTTGACCTTGGTGTTTAGATCCAGACCCGATACATCCCTGAAGGTTGCATAGATGGTGTATGTGGGTTTCTTGTTTAGGTTTAGTTTGCCCATCTGTGTTGTAAGCCAAGTCAGAACACCCAAAACCAACAATATAAACAGACCAACAATAACCTCTGCTTTTCTATTACCCATCTTCTTCTCCTGTGAAATAACTTTCCAGAAATTCCCTTACCACGGGGTTTTTTGAGTTTATGATCGTTTGTTTGTCTCCAAATTCCATAATTTTACCCTCATGCAGAAAGCCTATCCTGTCGGCTATCTTGAATGTTAAAGAGAGGTCGTGGCTGATTATAAAACAGGTGGTCGATAGTTTCTGCTGCATCTGCTTTATCAGTTTTGCTATCGCCATGGATGTGATGGGGTCCAGGCCTGTTGTGGGCTCATCGAAGAATATGACCTTGGGTTTGGTTATGATAGCCCTTGCAAGCCCCACCCTCTTTCTCATACCTCCAGATAGTTCAGATGGTATCTTATGCTCTATGTTTTCTAAATTTACCAGCCTCAATGTCTCCTTTACAGCCTCTTTTAACTGCTTCTTTCCCCTTATAAGTTTATGCTCAATAACGGGAAAAGCAACATTTTCAAAAACATTTAAGGAATCAAACAGTGCCGCATCCTGAAACAGGACACCGAAATTCAACCTGACAGCCTTTAATTCCCTTTCGGATAGTTTTGTTATATCTTTATCCTCAAACATGATTTTGCCTTCATCGGGCCTTAAAAGCCCTATCAGGTGTTTTAAAAGCACGCTTTTGCCTGCTCCGCTTTTGCCTATGATAACCGTTATCTTGCCCCTCTCTATGGTCAGGTTTAGGCCATCAAGCACCCGTTGGGTGCCAAAGCTCTTTGTCAGATTCTCAGCCCTTATCATAACTAAAACAGGAACGCCGTTAAGAAGTAATCGGCCACAAGGACAGAAATACTTGCTGCCACCACGGCCTTTGTTGTCGATATACCCACACCCTTTGAGCCGCCCCTGGTCTCAAGCCCCATATAACAACCGATGAGCGATATAATTAGACCGAACACGGCGGCCTTAATCAATCCGTATGTTAGATCCGTTGTTTCTATGTAAATTTGTATGTTCTTTGTGTATGTTGTGGGGTTTAGCCCCAATATGTTAATGCCCACTATGTATCCGCCTATGTTTCCTATGGCGTTTGATAGGCTTACCAGGGCTGGCAGCATAACCGTTGTTGCTATAACCCTCGGCGCCACAAGGAAGTTTATGGGGTTTACAGCCATGACCTCTAAGGCGTCTATCTGCTGTGTCACCCTCATGGTGCCAAGCTCTGCTGCCATAGCCGACACATTCCTTGCAACGATCATCAATGCCGTTAAAACGGGTGATAGCTCCCTGCCCAGCGAGACGGCAACGGTGTATCCTATCATGCTCTCTGCCCCGAATTTGTGGAATCCGTGATAGATCTGCAAAACCTCGACCATGCCGACAAACATCGAGGTTAGTGCCACAATGAGGGTGGATTTTACGCCTATAAAATACATCTGCTCTGCTGTTAAATGGAGTCTCGGTTTCTCAAATAGCGATTTTATGGTGGATACAAAGAGGATGAACACACCGCCCATCTCCCGTATGAGGTCTATGGTAAACCTGCCAATAGCGGCAATCATCTCCATCACTGTTTATAGACCCTCTTTACCCTTATGCTTTTGCCAATATTTGTCAATATCTCATACGCTATGGTGCCTGCCTTTTTAGCAAGCTCGTCTGCCGTTATGCTGAGCCCGTTCTGCTGGCCCAATATTACCACATCGTCTGAGACCTTAGCGTCTATATCGCTTAAATCACACATAAACATATCCATACAAATAGTCCCTATGGATCTTGAAAACTGCCCATTTACCAGGCATCTAAACCTATTGGATATAGTGCGGGGGAGTCCGTCTGCATAGCCAAACGCCACCACGCCCACCCTCATATCCTTTTCTGCCACAAAGGTTCTCGAATAGCTTATCCCTTCACCCTTCTTAAGAATGTGTATGTTAATCAGTTGTGATTGTATCTCTAAAACAGGCTTTAGGTCAATAATTTTTTTCAACGGCTCCGATGGTGCATACCCATACATGGCAAGACCCGGCCTTACGCAGTTTAGATGTGTCTCCTTTGATGATAGTATAGCCCCTGAGTTGGCTATGTGGGTGAGTCTTGGATATATGCCATAATCGTTGAATAGCGATACTATGTCTTTGAACCTTTTTAGCTGGAGCCTTGTCCAGTCTGCGTCTGATTCTGAGTCGCTGAAGTGCGACATCAATCCGTCTATCTTTAGGTATTTTGAGTTTTTCCTGCACAGCTCTATGGCCTTTTGAACCTCCTCCTCCCTTATGCCAAGCCTGGCCATACCCGTATCAAACTTCAGATGGAGTTTTATGGTTATGGAGTTGTTTTTTGCATGCTCTATGAGCCTTTCTAAGAGGAAGATGTTGTGGGCCACGGGCGTTATGTTGAACTCAAGCATCGTGTTTATATCGAAGGAATCCAGACAGCTCATGGCTAATATGGGTTTCTTTATGCCCCTCTTTCTTAGCATAGCGCCTTCTTTTATGTGGGCTATGCCTAAATAGGCCACATTGGGATAGATCGATAGCTCCTTTGCTATCCTGATGATGCCGTGTCCGTAAGCATCAGCCTTTATCACGGGTATTATGCTTGTGTTTTTGCCCACAAATTCGCTTATCTTTTGAAAGTTGTGGTGAAGGTTATCTAAATGGACAATTGATCTGCTGTGAAAGTTCATCTTTATACCCCGTATGCAGTATACACAAAAAGGCCTTTAAGGTATAGAGGTTTTTTGTATAATTGGGGTTGTGAGGGGTGTGTTGATTGATATTTTTCATAGGCTCTTGGATAGGTATTCGAATCAGAACTGGTGGCCTGCAGATACCAAGGATGAGATCGTTATAGGTGCCGTTTTGACCCAGAATACCGCATGGCGTAATGTTGAAAGGGCCATAGAAAACCTAAAAAGGTCTAATCTCTGCTCGTTGGATGGTATAAACAGTGCAGACATTGATGTGTTGAAGGAGAACATAAAGCCTGCGGGTTTCTTCAACCAGAAGGCCTCCTATCTGAAAAACATAGCCGCCTTCTTTTGTCAGCACGGTGGTTTTGATGGACTAAATAGGCTTGATACGGCCAGGCTTAGAAAGATGCTTTTGTCGGTTAAGGGTATCGGCAAGGAGACGGCCGACTCTATACTGCTTTATGTCTTTGATAGGCCTATATTTGTGGTTGATGCCTATACAAAGAGGTTGCTAAAAAGACACGGCATTGCCCATGAGGCAGAATATGACCAGATACAGAGGATCTTTATGGAGAATTTGCCTTGCGATGTTGGGCTGTTTAAGGAGTATCACGCATTGATTGTGCGCAACGCCAAGGAGTTCTGCAAAACCAGACCAGACTGCAGCGGTTGTCCGTTGGAGGGGTTGTTGTGAAGTTTATAGGGTTAACGGGCTCTATTGCCACGGGTAAATCCTTTGTAGGTGCTATGTTTGGTCAGCTTGGTTGTTATGTAATTGATGCCGATGAGCTTGCCCATGGTGTTTATGCCAAGGGCGAGAAGGCCTATTTTGAAATAATCAAGGCATTTGGCGATGGCGTGCTGGATGAGGAGGGTAATATAGACAGAAAAAAACTTGGCCGAATTGTTCTTAAGGATAGAGAAAAACTAAGACTCCTTGAGGGCATTGTTCATCCCCAGATTGAAAAGAAGAGAAAGGAATTACTCGATGAGATAGAAAAAAGGGATAAAAATGCCATAGTTATATATGATGTGCCGCTGTTGTTTGAGAAAAACTTGGCCTCGCTGTTTGATTGTGTGATCGTTGTCTGGGCTGATGAGGATACCCAGCTTAAGCGCCTCATGCAGCGCAACGGCTTATCCAAGGAAGAGGCCCTAAAGAGGATAAGGCTTCAGATGCCTGTGGATGAGAAGAAGAGATTGGCAGATATTGTTATAGACAACTCAGACGGCATAGAAAGGACAAAGGCTCAGGTTTTGGCTGTTTTTGAGAAGATAAAAAACGGCCATATCTGCTAATAAGTTGCAATTGCAACTAAATCTTTGTATAATCCAACCTAAGCAATAGTTAAAGGACTAAGGATGAGTTTTGTTGCTCTAAGTTTTGTTATATTCTCAGCCCTTATGCACGCCTCATACAACTTCCTCTATAAACGCAGCAAACTTAAAATTATATACCTCTGGAGCATGTTTGCCTTCTCCATAATCGTAATGTCTGCATATTCATTGTTGTTTGGTGGGGGTGCAATCTTTCATAATTTAAGCTCAAAAACGCTTATACTTGCAGCCCTGGCCGCCATTTTCTTTACGCTCTATCAGGTATATACGGGTAAGGCCTATGCTATGGCAGAGGGCGATCTTTCTGTTGTTTATCCGCTGAGTATTACCGCCCCTTTGTATATACCGTTTCTTGCATATGTCTTGATAGGCGAAAAGATTACTGTGATTACATTTACAGGGATAGCCTTAGCCTTGGTTGGGACATACCTGTTGCAGTTGAATGTGCCTTTGAGCCAGTTGAGGTTTAAAAAGATCGATCTAAAGAAGAAACACATTCGCTATGCCGCCTTTGCCGGGTTTATATATTCATTCGGCGCTGTTGTGGATAAGATCGGTGTGGGCAAAAAGGAGTTTTTTATCTATACATACTGGGTTGTGGTGTTTATGTTTATCTATATGAGCCTAAACATACTCCGTAATCGGATTTTAAGAAAAGAGGTGTTTTACTGCGTATCCAGATCAATGGGTTTGGTTATTGCAGGCGGTGTGTTTTTGACCCTATCGTTTTTAAGCTATAGGTATGCTATGCAGCTTGCCTGTGTATCTGCAACGGCTGGCGCAAGACAGATAAGTTCACTATTTGGGGTCTTGATGGGTATATTCATACTCAAGGAGCCCTATGGCTCTTTGAGGTTCTTTGCCACGCTTTTGGTTGTCTTGGGCGTTATATTGATCAAGATCGGTTGATTTCTGTTTGAAGAAATTCTATTGCTTTGTATAATTACACCCTAAGGGGGTAAGATGGGTGAAATAGGAGCTTTTTTAAAAGAGATAGATATATTCAACAATTTTAAGCAGATAGAAGATATAGAGAAGCGGGTTAGAATAAAACATTACTCAAAGAACGAGATAGTTTATCTTGAAGGCGATATTGTTGATAGGTTTATGATACTAAAGAGCGGCAAGATAGAGGTTTACAGGGATGATGAAAGCGGCAAGAAGTTGACCTTGTGGTATATAAGACCAAAGGAGCCGTTCTGCCTTGCCGCATATGTCTTGGGAAGGGCCGTTTCTAACATCAAGTCGGTGGACAGATCGACGGTGTATTACATAAACCGCAGGGATATGGAGTCGATTTTAAAGAAATATCCCGAACTATACCCCAGGATACTCCACCATGTATCCGAGAGGCTTTCTGCAAAGGCCAACATACTCCACAGGGTCGCCCTGGGTAATGCAAAGAAGAGGATCTATGAGGTTTTGATGGATGAGAATTACATCCTCAGCGATAAGGACGGCAATATCATACCGTTAACCCAGAATGAGATTGCATCCCTAAGCGGCGTGTGCAGGGAGACGGTCTGCAGGGTGCTCTCAGAGCTCAGAAAAAACGGTATATTGGATATACACCAAAGGCAGATAGTTTTAAAGGATTTGAAGAAGTTGGAGTACTATTGCGACTCCAACTGACCCTCCTGTGATGTAAATCACATACAAAACCATAGTTTAGATATAAAATCACCCTGAAAACTAAACCTGTAAGGAGGTGGTGTTATGAAAAAGTTTTATGCTTCCGTGGCAATGGCGGTGGTTATAGCTTTTGGTGGCTATAACGCTCAAGCTGGAACCCCTGTTTCAAAGAGGAAGATGGAGATTGCCAAGCAGCATATCCAGCAGGTCAGCGTTCAAGAGGCAGCCAACATGAAAGGTGCTATCTTTGTTGATGTCAGGAGCCTGCCAGAGTATAAGGCGGGGCATGTTCCTGGAGCTGTTTGGGCACCCAGGGGATTGTTGGATTTTAAGGCCTTGAAGTGGTTCCCCGACAAGACAAAGACATACATAGTTTACTGCAAGACCGGTGGAAGGGGCTCAATCTCCACATACGACATGGTTCAGCTGGGATACAAGGCCTATAACCTGAAGGGTGGATTCTTGGCCTGGAAGAAGGCCGGTGAGCCTATAGAGAAGGGTGCACCAAAAGGTATGGGCAAGGGTGTAAAGTAAGCGGGTATGGATAGACCGAACACAAGCCCTTCTTTCTTGGCTGGAAGAAGGGCTTTTTCTTTAGATGTAAAAGGGCTATCGGTGGCGTTGGGCCTGTGTGCCGATCTGCTTTTTTATCCTGATGAGGATATCAGGCAGGATTTGAAGAATCTGTTTGGGTTGGTGAACATTTCCACAGAAGAGGTGGAAGGGTTGTTGGAAGGTTTGAGTTTGGAGGATCTGCAGGCCCATTACATAGCCCTGTTTGATGTAAACAGGGAGAGTATCCAGTGTGTCCCTTATGAATCTTGGTGGCAAAAGGGGCGCCTGATGGGTGATGTTGCGATTGAGCTGAAGGATTTTTATAGATCATGCGGCTTTGATTTTAATGAAGATGAGTTCAAGATGCCTGCAGACCATGTTTCATTGCAGATCGCCTTTATCTGTCGGCTTTTGGATGAAGGTATGGTTGATGAGGCCTGCTTTATGATTAACAAGCATACCGACTGGATAGGCAGGCTTTATAGCTGCGTTGAGCAAAGGAGCAAGATTTATGGTAAACTGCTTCGTATCACCCTTGATCTTATAAACGATATAAAAGAGGGGGAACTATGTCGGAGGGAATCTTAAAAAAAGAGGGTTTTCATTTGGGTAAGTGGCCCATATTCTATGCCGTGCTTTTTGCCATAGGTTTCATTGGGATGGCCAGTGTCTATTTTAAGGGTCAGGAGGCCAGCTATGGCGTAAGCAGGGAGATCTCGTGGGGTCTTCTGATAATAGGCTATTCATTCTTTGTGGGTATAACCACAGGATTGAGCCTTTTGGCGGCTTTTGGTCATCTATTTAAGTTTGAGAGGTTTCATGTTCTATCCAGAAAGATTATGTGGACAGCCTTAAGCTCACTAATCGCCGGTTTCTTCATCATATTTTGGGATCTGGGTGGCCCATACAGGCTGCAGATCTTGAGATTCGTTGTCAACATAGTGCCGTTTCACTGGACATCTCCTATATGGTGGATGTCTGTTTTGTATGCAATGGAGCTGCCCATATTGATAATAGAGGTGCTTCTGCTTATTGCCAATAAGGAGAAATACACATTCATAGCAAGCATTTTAGGGTTTATCGTGGGTATAAGCGCCTATAGCAATATGGGTTTTGTTTTTTCTGCCAACATTGCAAGGCCGTTCTGGCATGGGCCTTTCATACCGCTGTTCTTTATACTGTCGGCCATTGGATTGGGTGCAGCGGTGGGTTTGATTATCCTGTTTGTAAACAGAGGTGATTTATCTGATGAGAAATATCAGCAGACGCTTGAGGTTTTTTCAAAGACGCTATTTATAGTGATACTGGCCATAGCGTTTGCAAAGGTCTGGAGAACGGTGGGCCTCCTCTATGGAAGACAGCCCATGACCTATGAGGCGGCAAGGGAGCTGGTTGCAGGGTCGCTGGCCTTTAACTTCTGGTTCTTTGAGGTTATTATGGGTATTTTGATACCATTTATCCTGCTTCTGTTTAGCCGCTTCAGATCAACCGTTCTATCGCTTATTAGTGCGTTTTCTGCCATAGTGGGCATATTCTTTATGAGGTATGACTCCATAATCGCCGGGCAGGTTGTGCCTGTGAATGGCGTCTATTTCCCCAAGCCTGAGATACTCCACTATGCACCGTCGATTTCGGAGATAAGCCTCTTTATATGTTCTATAGGGGTTTTAGGTTTAATGTATACACTTGGAAGTCGTATTCTCCGCTTAGAGGAGGAAGAACATGGCTAAAAATATATCAAGAAGGGCTTTTATAAAGACATCACTGACAACCGCAGCTGTAGCTGCGACCATAGGCGGTATGCCCAAAGGCTCGAAGGCCAACTCCAAGATCGATGCATACAACAAGAAGATGCTCAAATACGACAAGGGTAAGACGAGCTTTACCTTCTGCGAGATGTGCTTTTGGAACTGCGGCGTGATAGCTCACACTCGAAACGGCGTTGTTCATAAGTTAGAGGGTAATCCTTATAACCCCAACAACAGGGGGCATCTGTGCGCAAAGGGCAATTCGGGTATCTTTTCTTTGTATGACCCGAACAGGCTGAAATATCCCTTAATCAGAACGGGAAAGAGGGGAGAAGGGAAGTTTAAAAAGGCCTCGTGGGATGAGGCTTTTGATTACATAGCAGAGAAGCTAAAGACCATAAAGGAGAAATAC
It encodes:
- a CDS encoding DMT family transporter — protein: MSFVALSFVIFSALMHASYNFLYKRSKLKIIYLWSMFAFSIIVMSAYSLLFGGGAIFHNLSSKTLILAALAAIFFTLYQVYTGKAYAMAEGDLSVVYPLSITAPLYIPFLAYVLIGEKITVITFTGIALALVGTYLLQLNVPLSQLRFKKIDLKKKHIRYAAFAGFIYSFGAVVDKIGVGKKEFFIYTYWVVVFMFIYMSLNILRNRILRKEVFYCVSRSMGLVIAGGVFLTLSFLSYRYAMQLACVSATAGARQISSLFGVLMGIFILKEPYGSLRFFATLLVVLGVILIKIG
- a CDS encoding TorD/DmsD family molecular chaperone, which encodes MDRPNTSPSFLAGRRAFSLDVKGLSVALGLCADLLFYPDEDIRQDLKNLFGLVNISTEEVEGLLEGLSLEDLQAHYIALFDVNRESIQCVPYESWWQKGRLMGDVAIELKDFYRSCGFDFNEDEFKMPADHVSLQIAFICRLLDEGMVDEACFMINKHTDWIGRLYSCVEQRSKIYGKLLRITLDLINDIKEGELCRRES
- the nrfD gene encoding NrfD/PsrC family molybdoenzyme membrane anchor subunit encodes the protein MSEGILKKEGFHLGKWPIFYAVLFAIGFIGMASVYFKGQEASYGVSREISWGLLIIGYSFFVGITTGLSLLAAFGHLFKFERFHVLSRKIMWTALSSLIAGFFIIFWDLGGPYRLQILRFVVNIVPFHWTSPIWWMSVLYAMELPILIIEVLLLIANKEKYTFIASILGFIVGISAYSNMGFVFSANIARPFWHGPFIPLFFILSAIGLGAAVGLIILFVNRGDLSDEKYQQTLEVFSKTLFIVILAIAFAKVWRTVGLLYGRQPMTYEAARELVAGSLAFNFWFFEVIMGILIPFILLLFSRFRSTVLSLISAFSAIVGIFFMRYDSIIAGQVVPVNGVYFPKPEILHYAPSISEISLFICSIGVLGLMYTLGSRILRLEEEEHG
- a CDS encoding Crp/Fnr family transcriptional regulator, which encodes MGEIGAFLKEIDIFNNFKQIEDIEKRVRIKHYSKNEIVYLEGDIVDRFMILKSGKIEVYRDDESGKKLTLWYIRPKEPFCLAAYVLGRAVSNIKSVDRSTVYYINRRDMESILKKYPELYPRILHHVSERLSAKANILHRVALGNAKKRIYEVLMDENYILSDKDGNIIPLTQNEIASLSGVCRETVCRVLSELRKNGILDIHQRQIVLKDLKKLEYYCDSN
- a CDS encoding rhodanese-like domain-containing protein, which gives rise to MKKFYASVAMAVVIAFGGYNAQAGTPVSKRKMEIAKQHIQQVSVQEAANMKGAIFVDVRSLPEYKAGHVPGAVWAPRGLLDFKALKWFPDKTKTYIVYCKTGGRGSISTYDMVQLGYKAYNLKGGFLAWKKAGEPIEKGAPKGMGKGVK